One genomic region from Sparus aurata chromosome 15, fSpaAur1.1, whole genome shotgun sequence encodes:
- the exo1 gene encoding exonuclease 1 isoform X1 has protein sequence MGISGLLQFIKDAAEPINVKKYKGQTVAVDTYCWLHKGAFSCAEKLAKGEPTDQYVRYCMKFVDMLLTFRVKPILVFDGRNLPSKQAVEKTRRERRQANLQRGRQLLREGKVSEARDCFTRCVNITPAMAHNLIKAARARGVDCIVAPYEADAQLAYLTKSGLAHAVITEDSDLLAFGCKKVILKMDKQGNGLEIDQSNLGRCRSLGNVLTEEKFRYMCILSGCDYLPSLHGIGLGKACKVLRLAKDPDILKVIRKMSQYLKMNLVVPEEYIEGFIKANNTFLYQLVFDPVRRKTVPLNQYPEDIDPASLSYAGLNLGDDTGLQMAMGNLDINTMKKIDDFCPDKPILQLCPFQPSKPQSHSWDDSPAPTGPSIWSRDFKQANTALPQNAVFLDKPLSTRGKERVIGLDSLRLPCRELQVKRPREDSSISDQDVLQQYSASSPKRSRSAQQPDKPTFTRQPWPRSRLPTLLQRRNQEAEEDGQATCSRFFSRSGVRLSTKESAWEDLPQHVEPSYFSPTQINSLSAQTIDSDGPDVSSVDTPSPPSPSTTSPGSASQGLRLFHWSGSTTSNEHSSKPGSTTSLAALQQFQYKKDISSFSTKTHISSGETSAPCPSSTDRNPEDKDNLPDSPPSQDSAFFSQSQPSLASCYNEGDSTFSPPPSYQVDAISDMNSSKDSEPEQSPSHSVDADKNTGMLRSKVSGLSKLKSSSRHQSAKVQTLGPARASGLRKRLVGCGRKTSPNNENKPGVQATISSLWKNFSFKKDARKITPCKDQEPMSPV, from the exons ATGGGAATCTCTGGATTGCTGCAGTTCATCAAAGATGCAGCAGAGCCCatcaatgtgaaaaaatacaaaggCCAGACCGTGGCTGTGGACACATATTGCTGGTTGCATAAAGGAGCATTTTCATGTGCTGAGAAGCTTGCTAAAGGAGAACCAACAGATCA GTACGTACGGTACTGCATGAAATTTGTGGACATGCTGTTGACCTTCAGAGTCAAACCAATTCTGGTGTTTGATGGACGAAATCTGCCTTCAAAACAAGCTGTGGAAAAGACCCGCAGAGA ACGCAGACAAGCCAACCTTCAGAGAGGCCGACAATTACTACGTGAAGGCAAGGTGTCTGAGGCCAGAGACTGTTTTACCCGCTGTGTTAACATCACCCCAGCCATGGCTCATAATCTTATTAAG GCTGCAAGAGCAAGAGGGGTGGATTGCATTGTGGCTCCATATGAAGCTGATGCTCAGTTAGCTTACCTCACTAAATCTGGTTTGGCCCACGCTGTCATCACAGAAGACTCTGACCTGCTGGCATTTGGCTGCAAAAAG GTGATCCTCAAAATGGACAAGCAGGGAAATGGCTTGGAGATAGACCAAAGTAACCTGGGCCGCTGTCGTTCCCTGGGTAATGTTTTAACAGAGGAGAAGTTTCGCTACATGTGCATCCTCTCTGGCTGTGATTATCTGCCCTCCTTGCATGGTATTGGCCTGGGCAAGGCCTGCAAGGTTTTACGGCTGGCCAAAGACCCTGATATACTGAAG GTGATCAGAAAGATGAGCCAATACCTAAAGATGAATCTAGTTGTTCCAGAAGAGTACATCGAGGGATTCATCAAAGCCAATAACACCTTTCTATACCAGCTGGTGTTTGATCCTGTCAGAAGGAAGACTGTACCCCTCAACCAATACCCAGAGGACATTGACCCAGCCAGCCTCAGCTATGCTGGACT TAATCTTGGAGATGACACAGGCTTGCAAATGGCCATGGGAAACCTTGACATCAATACCATGAAGAAGATTGATGACTTTTGCCCGGACAAACCCATTCTTCAG CTTTGTCCTTTTCAGCCTTCTAAACCCCAGAGTCATAGCTGGGATGACTCACCAGCTCCCACTGGGCCCAGTATCTGGAGTAGAGACTTCAAGCAAGCAAATACTGCCCTGCCCCAAAATGCTGTCTTCCTAGACAAGCCTCTCTCCACCAGGGGGAAGGAGAGGGTCATCGGCCTGGACAGTCTGAGACTGCCTTGTCGAGAACTGCAGGTGAAGAGACCACGAGAAG ATTCCAGTATATCAGACCAGGATGTGCTGCAGCAGTACTCAGCCTCGAGTCCGAAGCGATCCAGGTCAGCTCAGCAGCCAGACAAGCCAACATTTACCAGGCAGCCCTGGCCGCGTAGCCGCCTCCCTACTTTGCTACAGAGGAGGAAccaggaggcagaggaggatgGCCAGGCCACATGTAGCAG ATTTTTCAGTAGATCAGGAGTCAGATTGAGCACTAAGGAGTCTGCGTGGGAGGATTTACCTCAGCATGTGGAGCCTAGCTATTTCAGTCCCACTCAGATCAACTCTCTCAGCGCTCAGACCATTGACAGTGATGGTCCTGATGTTTCGTCTGTGGATACCCCCAGCCCACCATCACCTAGCACCACGTCTCCTGGATCAGCCAGTCAGGGCCTAAGGCTGTTTCACTGGTCAGGCAGCACCACCTCGAACGAGCATTCAAGCAAGCCCGGCTCCACTACAAGCCTGGCTGCCCTGCAGCAGTTTCAATACAAGAAGgacatttcttccttttccacAAAAACCCACATATCCTCTGGGGAAACATCAGCCCCATGTCCATCCTCCACTGACAGAAACCCAGAGGACAAGGACAACCTCCCAGATTCCCCTCCATCTCAGGACAGTGCCTTCTTCTCCCAGTCCCAGCCTAGCCTTGCTTCCTGCTACAACGAGGGAGACTCCACCTTCAGCCCCCCCCCATCCTACCAGGTGGATGCTATATCT GATATGAATTCAAGTAAAGATTCTGAGCCAGAGCAGAGTCCCTCGCATTCAGTAGATGCAGATAAGAATACTGGCATGCTAAGATCAAAG GTCTCAGGTCTGTCGAAGCTTAAATCCAGCAGTCGGCATCAATCAGCGAAGGTGCAAACGTTGGGCCCTGCCAGGGCCAGCGGACTGAGGAAAAGGCTTGTAGGTTGTGGGAGGAAAACCTCTCCCAATAATGAGAATAAGCCTGGTGTCCAGGCCACCATCAGCAGCCTCTGGAAGAACTTCAGCttcaaaaa AGATGCAAGGAAGATTACTCCCTGTAAGGACCAAGAGCCCATGTCTCCAGTCTGA
- the exo1 gene encoding exonuclease 1 isoform X3 yields MGISGLLQFIKDAAEPINVKKYKGQTVAVDTYCWLHKGAFSCAEKLAKGEPTDQYVRYCMKFVDMLLTFRVKPILVFDGRNLPSKQAVEKTRRERRQANLQRGRQLLREGKVSEARDCFTRCVNITPAMAHNLIKAARARGVDCIVAPYEADAQLAYLTKSGLAHAVITEDSDLLAFGCKKVILKMDKQGNGLEIDQSNLGRCRSLGNVLTEEKFRYMCILSGCDYLPSLHGIGLGKACKVLRLAKDPDILKVIRKMSQYLKMNLVVPEEYIEGFIKANNTFLYQLVFDPVRRKTVPLNQYPEDIDPASLSYAGLNLGDDTGLQMAMGNLDINTMKKIDDFCPDKPILQLCPFQPSKPQSHSWDDSPAPTGPSIWSRDFKQANTALPQNAVFLDKPLSTRGKERVIGLDSLRLPCRELQVKRPREDSSISDQDVLQQYSASSPKRSRSAQQPDKPTFTRQPWPRSRLPTLLQRRNQEAEEDGQATCSRFFSRSGVRLSTKESAWEDLPQHVEPSYFSPTQINSLSAQTIDSDGPDVSSVDTPSPPSPSTTSPGSASQGLRLFHWSGSTTSNEHSSKPGSTTSLAALQQFQYKKDISSFSTKTHISSGETSAPCPSSTDRNPEDKDNLPDSPPSQDSAFFSQSQPSLASCYNEGDSTFSPPPSYQDMNSSKDSEPEQSPSHSVDADKNTGMLRSKVSGLSKLKSSSRHQSAKVQTLGPARASGLRKRLVGCGRKTSPNNENKPGVQATISSLWKNFSFKKDARKITPCKDQEPMSPV; encoded by the exons ATGGGAATCTCTGGATTGCTGCAGTTCATCAAAGATGCAGCAGAGCCCatcaatgtgaaaaaatacaaaggCCAGACCGTGGCTGTGGACACATATTGCTGGTTGCATAAAGGAGCATTTTCATGTGCTGAGAAGCTTGCTAAAGGAGAACCAACAGATCA GTACGTACGGTACTGCATGAAATTTGTGGACATGCTGTTGACCTTCAGAGTCAAACCAATTCTGGTGTTTGATGGACGAAATCTGCCTTCAAAACAAGCTGTGGAAAAGACCCGCAGAGA ACGCAGACAAGCCAACCTTCAGAGAGGCCGACAATTACTACGTGAAGGCAAGGTGTCTGAGGCCAGAGACTGTTTTACCCGCTGTGTTAACATCACCCCAGCCATGGCTCATAATCTTATTAAG GCTGCAAGAGCAAGAGGGGTGGATTGCATTGTGGCTCCATATGAAGCTGATGCTCAGTTAGCTTACCTCACTAAATCTGGTTTGGCCCACGCTGTCATCACAGAAGACTCTGACCTGCTGGCATTTGGCTGCAAAAAG GTGATCCTCAAAATGGACAAGCAGGGAAATGGCTTGGAGATAGACCAAAGTAACCTGGGCCGCTGTCGTTCCCTGGGTAATGTTTTAACAGAGGAGAAGTTTCGCTACATGTGCATCCTCTCTGGCTGTGATTATCTGCCCTCCTTGCATGGTATTGGCCTGGGCAAGGCCTGCAAGGTTTTACGGCTGGCCAAAGACCCTGATATACTGAAG GTGATCAGAAAGATGAGCCAATACCTAAAGATGAATCTAGTTGTTCCAGAAGAGTACATCGAGGGATTCATCAAAGCCAATAACACCTTTCTATACCAGCTGGTGTTTGATCCTGTCAGAAGGAAGACTGTACCCCTCAACCAATACCCAGAGGACATTGACCCAGCCAGCCTCAGCTATGCTGGACT TAATCTTGGAGATGACACAGGCTTGCAAATGGCCATGGGAAACCTTGACATCAATACCATGAAGAAGATTGATGACTTTTGCCCGGACAAACCCATTCTTCAG CTTTGTCCTTTTCAGCCTTCTAAACCCCAGAGTCATAGCTGGGATGACTCACCAGCTCCCACTGGGCCCAGTATCTGGAGTAGAGACTTCAAGCAAGCAAATACTGCCCTGCCCCAAAATGCTGTCTTCCTAGACAAGCCTCTCTCCACCAGGGGGAAGGAGAGGGTCATCGGCCTGGACAGTCTGAGACTGCCTTGTCGAGAACTGCAGGTGAAGAGACCACGAGAAG ATTCCAGTATATCAGACCAGGATGTGCTGCAGCAGTACTCAGCCTCGAGTCCGAAGCGATCCAGGTCAGCTCAGCAGCCAGACAAGCCAACATTTACCAGGCAGCCCTGGCCGCGTAGCCGCCTCCCTACTTTGCTACAGAGGAGGAAccaggaggcagaggaggatgGCCAGGCCACATGTAGCAG ATTTTTCAGTAGATCAGGAGTCAGATTGAGCACTAAGGAGTCTGCGTGGGAGGATTTACCTCAGCATGTGGAGCCTAGCTATTTCAGTCCCACTCAGATCAACTCTCTCAGCGCTCAGACCATTGACAGTGATGGTCCTGATGTTTCGTCTGTGGATACCCCCAGCCCACCATCACCTAGCACCACGTCTCCTGGATCAGCCAGTCAGGGCCTAAGGCTGTTTCACTGGTCAGGCAGCACCACCTCGAACGAGCATTCAAGCAAGCCCGGCTCCACTACAAGCCTGGCTGCCCTGCAGCAGTTTCAATACAAGAAGgacatttcttccttttccacAAAAACCCACATATCCTCTGGGGAAACATCAGCCCCATGTCCATCCTCCACTGACAGAAACCCAGAGGACAAGGACAACCTCCCAGATTCCCCTCCATCTCAGGACAGTGCCTTCTTCTCCCAGTCCCAGCCTAGCCTTGCTTCCTGCTACAACGAGGGAGACTCCACCTTCAGCCCCCCCCCATCCTACCAG GATATGAATTCAAGTAAAGATTCTGAGCCAGAGCAGAGTCCCTCGCATTCAGTAGATGCAGATAAGAATACTGGCATGCTAAGATCAAAG GTCTCAGGTCTGTCGAAGCTTAAATCCAGCAGTCGGCATCAATCAGCGAAGGTGCAAACGTTGGGCCCTGCCAGGGCCAGCGGACTGAGGAAAAGGCTTGTAGGTTGTGGGAGGAAAACCTCTCCCAATAATGAGAATAAGCCTGGTGTCCAGGCCACCATCAGCAGCCTCTGGAAGAACTTCAGCttcaaaaa AGATGCAAGGAAGATTACTCCCTGTAAGGACCAAGAGCCCATGTCTCCAGTCTGA
- the exo1 gene encoding exonuclease 1 isoform X2 yields the protein MGISGLLQFIKDAAEPINVKKYKGQTVAVDTYCWLHKGAFSCAEKLAKGEPTDQYVRYCMKFVDMLLTFRVKPILVFDGRNLPSKQAVEKTRRERRQANLQRGRQLLREGKVSEARDCFTRCVNITPAMAHNLIKAARARGVDCIVAPYEADAQLAYLTKSGLAHAVITEDSDLLAFGCKKVILKMDKQGNGLEIDQSNLGRCRSLGNVLTEEKFRYMCILSGCDYLPSLHGIGLGKACKVLRLAKDPDILKVIRKMSQYLKMNLVVPEEYIEGFIKANNTFLYQLVFDPVRRKTVPLNQYPEDIDPASLSYAGLNLGDDTGLQMAMGNLDINTMKKIDDFCPDKPILQPSKPQSHSWDDSPAPTGPSIWSRDFKQANTALPQNAVFLDKPLSTRGKERVIGLDSLRLPCRELQVKRPREDSSISDQDVLQQYSASSPKRSRSAQQPDKPTFTRQPWPRSRLPTLLQRRNQEAEEDGQATCSRFFSRSGVRLSTKESAWEDLPQHVEPSYFSPTQINSLSAQTIDSDGPDVSSVDTPSPPSPSTTSPGSASQGLRLFHWSGSTTSNEHSSKPGSTTSLAALQQFQYKKDISSFSTKTHISSGETSAPCPSSTDRNPEDKDNLPDSPPSQDSAFFSQSQPSLASCYNEGDSTFSPPPSYQVDAISDMNSSKDSEPEQSPSHSVDADKNTGMLRSKVSGLSKLKSSSRHQSAKVQTLGPARASGLRKRLVGCGRKTSPNNENKPGVQATISSLWKNFSFKKDARKITPCKDQEPMSPV from the exons ATGGGAATCTCTGGATTGCTGCAGTTCATCAAAGATGCAGCAGAGCCCatcaatgtgaaaaaatacaaaggCCAGACCGTGGCTGTGGACACATATTGCTGGTTGCATAAAGGAGCATTTTCATGTGCTGAGAAGCTTGCTAAAGGAGAACCAACAGATCA GTACGTACGGTACTGCATGAAATTTGTGGACATGCTGTTGACCTTCAGAGTCAAACCAATTCTGGTGTTTGATGGACGAAATCTGCCTTCAAAACAAGCTGTGGAAAAGACCCGCAGAGA ACGCAGACAAGCCAACCTTCAGAGAGGCCGACAATTACTACGTGAAGGCAAGGTGTCTGAGGCCAGAGACTGTTTTACCCGCTGTGTTAACATCACCCCAGCCATGGCTCATAATCTTATTAAG GCTGCAAGAGCAAGAGGGGTGGATTGCATTGTGGCTCCATATGAAGCTGATGCTCAGTTAGCTTACCTCACTAAATCTGGTTTGGCCCACGCTGTCATCACAGAAGACTCTGACCTGCTGGCATTTGGCTGCAAAAAG GTGATCCTCAAAATGGACAAGCAGGGAAATGGCTTGGAGATAGACCAAAGTAACCTGGGCCGCTGTCGTTCCCTGGGTAATGTTTTAACAGAGGAGAAGTTTCGCTACATGTGCATCCTCTCTGGCTGTGATTATCTGCCCTCCTTGCATGGTATTGGCCTGGGCAAGGCCTGCAAGGTTTTACGGCTGGCCAAAGACCCTGATATACTGAAG GTGATCAGAAAGATGAGCCAATACCTAAAGATGAATCTAGTTGTTCCAGAAGAGTACATCGAGGGATTCATCAAAGCCAATAACACCTTTCTATACCAGCTGGTGTTTGATCCTGTCAGAAGGAAGACTGTACCCCTCAACCAATACCCAGAGGACATTGACCCAGCCAGCCTCAGCTATGCTGGACT TAATCTTGGAGATGACACAGGCTTGCAAATGGCCATGGGAAACCTTGACATCAATACCATGAAGAAGATTGATGACTTTTGCCCGGACAAACCCATTCTTCAG CCTTCTAAACCCCAGAGTCATAGCTGGGATGACTCACCAGCTCCCACTGGGCCCAGTATCTGGAGTAGAGACTTCAAGCAAGCAAATACTGCCCTGCCCCAAAATGCTGTCTTCCTAGACAAGCCTCTCTCCACCAGGGGGAAGGAGAGGGTCATCGGCCTGGACAGTCTGAGACTGCCTTGTCGAGAACTGCAGGTGAAGAGACCACGAGAAG ATTCCAGTATATCAGACCAGGATGTGCTGCAGCAGTACTCAGCCTCGAGTCCGAAGCGATCCAGGTCAGCTCAGCAGCCAGACAAGCCAACATTTACCAGGCAGCCCTGGCCGCGTAGCCGCCTCCCTACTTTGCTACAGAGGAGGAAccaggaggcagaggaggatgGCCAGGCCACATGTAGCAG ATTTTTCAGTAGATCAGGAGTCAGATTGAGCACTAAGGAGTCTGCGTGGGAGGATTTACCTCAGCATGTGGAGCCTAGCTATTTCAGTCCCACTCAGATCAACTCTCTCAGCGCTCAGACCATTGACAGTGATGGTCCTGATGTTTCGTCTGTGGATACCCCCAGCCCACCATCACCTAGCACCACGTCTCCTGGATCAGCCAGTCAGGGCCTAAGGCTGTTTCACTGGTCAGGCAGCACCACCTCGAACGAGCATTCAAGCAAGCCCGGCTCCACTACAAGCCTGGCTGCCCTGCAGCAGTTTCAATACAAGAAGgacatttcttccttttccacAAAAACCCACATATCCTCTGGGGAAACATCAGCCCCATGTCCATCCTCCACTGACAGAAACCCAGAGGACAAGGACAACCTCCCAGATTCCCCTCCATCTCAGGACAGTGCCTTCTTCTCCCAGTCCCAGCCTAGCCTTGCTTCCTGCTACAACGAGGGAGACTCCACCTTCAGCCCCCCCCCATCCTACCAGGTGGATGCTATATCT GATATGAATTCAAGTAAAGATTCTGAGCCAGAGCAGAGTCCCTCGCATTCAGTAGATGCAGATAAGAATACTGGCATGCTAAGATCAAAG GTCTCAGGTCTGTCGAAGCTTAAATCCAGCAGTCGGCATCAATCAGCGAAGGTGCAAACGTTGGGCCCTGCCAGGGCCAGCGGACTGAGGAAAAGGCTTGTAGGTTGTGGGAGGAAAACCTCTCCCAATAATGAGAATAAGCCTGGTGTCCAGGCCACCATCAGCAGCCTCTGGAAGAACTTCAGCttcaaaaa AGATGCAAGGAAGATTACTCCCTGTAAGGACCAAGAGCCCATGTCTCCAGTCTGA